The following coding sequences are from one Arthrobacter crystallopoietes window:
- the rpsE gene encoding 30S ribosomal protein S5 has product MTAENNEKDTQVTEATETTATAGTADKAASSQDDRRGGRRGERGDRGGRGERGGRGGRDNARDAEKDKYLERVVTINRVSKVVKGGRRFSFTALVVVGDGNGLVGVGYGKAKEVPAAIAKGVEEAKKSFFRVPIIGGTVPHRVQGEAAAGVVMLRPAAAGTGVIAGGPVRAVLECAGVHDVLSKSLGSANAINIVHATVDALRRLEEPQAVAARRGLPLDEVVPPILLRAMQQQKAGA; this is encoded by the coding sequence GTGACCGCAGAGAATAACGAAAAGGATACTCAGGTGACTGAAGCAACTGAGACCACCGCTACCGCGGGTACCGCCGATAAAGCTGCTTCTTCCCAGGATGACCGCCGCGGCGGGCGTCGTGGAGAGCGTGGCGACCGCGGTGGCCGTGGCGAGCGTGGTGGCCGTGGTGGCCGCGACAACGCACGCGACGCCGAGAAGGACAAGTACCTCGAGCGCGTCGTCACCATCAACCGTGTTTCCAAGGTCGTCAAGGGTGGTCGTCGCTTCAGCTTCACCGCTCTGGTAGTTGTCGGCGACGGCAACGGCCTGGTCGGCGTTGGTTACGGCAAGGCGAAGGAAGTTCCCGCAGCTATCGCCAAGGGTGTTGAAGAAGCCAAGAAGTCCTTCTTCCGCGTCCCGATCATCGGCGGCACGGTGCCTCACCGTGTCCAGGGTGAGGCCGCTGCAGGCGTCGTCATGCTCCGTCCGGCCGCTGCCGGTACCGGTGTTATCGCCGGTGGGCCGGTCCGCGCCGTACTCGAGTGCGCCGGTGTCCACGATGTGCTCTCGAAGTCGCTCGGTTCGGCCAACGCGATCAACATTGTGCATGCCACGGTGGACGCACTGCGCCGTCTCGAAGAGCCTCAGGCAGTAGCAGCCCGTCGTGGCCTGCCGCTGGACGAGGTTGTTCCTCCGATCCTGCTCCGCGCAATGCAGCAGCAGAAGGCAGGTGCGTAA
- the rplR gene encoding 50S ribosomal protein L18 — MALGIKGKSKSAARGRRHLRVRKRITGSAVRPRLVVNRSARHVFVQVVDDSKGITVASASTMEADLRGFEGDKTAKSKRVGELVAERAKAAGIEAVVFDRGGNKYHGRVAAVAEGAREGGLAL; from the coding sequence ATGGCTCTCGGAATTAAGGGTAAGAGCAAGTCCGCTGCACGCGGCCGCCGCCACCTGCGCGTCCGTAAGCGCATCACCGGCAGCGCGGTCCGTCCGCGTCTGGTAGTCAACCGCTCCGCACGCCACGTATTCGTCCAGGTTGTCGATGACAGCAAGGGCATCACCGTGGCTTCGGCTTCCACCATGGAAGCCGATCTGCGCGGATTCGAAGGTGACAAGACCGCTAAGTCCAAGCGCGTTGGCGAGCTCGTAGCCGAGCGCGCCAAGGCTGCCGGCATCGAGGCCGTTGTCTTCGACCGTGGTGGTAACAAGTACCACGGCCGTGTCGCAGCTGTTGCCGAAGGCGCACGTGAAGGTGGGCTGGCACTGTGA
- the rplF gene encoding 50S ribosomal protein L6 — MSRIGRLPITVPAGVEVKVDGNVVSVKGTKGELTHAVASPIQVALDESTLTVSRPNDERESRSLHGLTRTLINNMIIGVTEGYKKNLEIVGTGYRVQAKGSDLEFALGYSHPVAIKAPDGITFAVEGPTKLSVSGINKQQVGEVAANIRKLRKPDPYKGKGIRYVGEQIRRKVGKAGK; from the coding sequence ATGTCACGTATTGGACGTCTCCCCATCACCGTTCCCGCCGGCGTAGAGGTTAAGGTCGACGGCAACGTTGTCTCCGTCAAGGGCACCAAGGGAGAACTGACCCACGCGGTTGCTTCCCCGATTCAGGTGGCCCTGGACGAGAGCACGCTGACCGTGTCCCGCCCGAACGACGAGCGCGAATCCCGGTCCCTCCACGGCCTGACCCGCACCCTGATCAACAACATGATCATCGGTGTGACCGAAGGCTACAAGAAGAACCTCGAGATCGTTGGAACCGGTTACCGCGTTCAGGCCAAGGGCTCGGACCTCGAGTTCGCCCTGGGCTACAGCCACCCGGTTGCCATCAAGGCCCCCGACGGCATCACCTTTGCAGTAGAGGGTCCGACCAAACTCTCTGTATCGGGAATCAACAAGCAGCAGGTCGGCGAGGTTGCTGCCAACATCCGCAAGCTGCGGAAGCCGGACCCCTACAAGGGCAAGGGCATCCGTTACGTAGGCGAGCAGATCCGCCGCAAGGTCGGAAAGGCTGGTAAGTAA
- the rpsH gene encoding 30S ribosomal protein S8, translating to MTMTDPVADMLTRLRNANSAYHESVSMPYSKLKARVADILKEQGYIAGWKEEEAEVGKKLTIELKFGPSRERSIAGIRRISKPGLRVYAKSTNLPHVLGGLGIAILSTSSGLMTDRQAGKKGVGGEVLAYVW from the coding sequence ATGACTATGACAGATCCTGTCGCAGACATGCTGACTCGTCTGCGCAATGCAAACTCGGCTTACCACGAATCCGTGTCCATGCCGTACAGCAAACTCAAGGCACGCGTTGCCGACATCCTGAAGGAGCAAGGCTACATCGCCGGCTGGAAGGAAGAGGAAGCTGAGGTTGGCAAGAAGCTGACCATCGAACTGAAGTTCGGCCCGAGCCGCGAGCGTTCTATCGCCGGTATCCGCCGCATTTCCAAGCCCGGTCTCCGTGTTTACGCGAAGTCCACCAACCTGCCGCACGTGCTGGGTGGCCTGGGTATCGCAATCCTGTCCACCTCTTCCGGGCTGATGACTGATCGTCAGGCCGGCAAGAAGGGCGTGGGCGGCGAAGTCCTCGCTTACGTCTGGTAA
- the rplE gene encoding 50S ribosomal protein L5 → MTETVTKIVPRLKTRYAEEIKQTLRDEFNYVNVNQVPRLVKVVVNMGVGDAAKDSKLIDGAVRDLTQITGQKPQVTKARKSIAQFKLREGMPIGAHATLRGDRMWEFVDRLVSLALPRIRDFRGLNGKQFDGNGNYTFGLTEQAMFHEIDQDKIDRVRGMDITVVTTAKTDDEGRALLKALGFPFKTED, encoded by the coding sequence ATGACTGAGACCGTCACCAAGATCGTCCCCCGTCTGAAGACCCGTTACGCAGAAGAGATCAAGCAGACTCTGCGCGACGAGTTCAATTACGTCAACGTCAACCAGGTTCCCCGCCTTGTCAAGGTTGTTGTGAACATGGGTGTTGGAGATGCCGCCAAGGACTCCAAGCTCATCGACGGTGCTGTACGCGATCTGACCCAGATCACCGGTCAGAAGCCCCAGGTCACCAAGGCCCGCAAGTCCATCGCACAGTTCAAGCTGCGCGAAGGCATGCCGATCGGCGCGCACGCAACACTGCGTGGCGACCGCATGTGGGAATTCGTTGACCGTCTGGTCAGCCTGGCTCTGCCCCGTATCCGCGACTTCCGCGGCCTCAACGGCAAGCAGTTCGATGGCAATGGTAACTACACCTTCGGTCTGACCGAACAGGCGATGTTCCACGAGATCGATCAGGACAAGATCGATCGCGTCCGCGGTATGGATATCACTGTAGTGACTACCGCAAAGACCGACGACGAGGGTCGTGCGCTGCTCAAGGCGCTTGGCTTCCCGTTCAAGACCGAAGATTAA
- the rplX gene encoding 50S ribosomal protein L24: MAAKFKIKKGDLVQVITGAKQERGGDRGKQGKVLKVFPETNRVLVEGVNTVTKHTKVGQSQRGTKTGGIETVEAPLHISNVAVVDPETKKPTRVGYRTETVERDGRERTVRIRVAKSSGKDL, translated from the coding sequence ATGGCTGCAAAGTTCAAGATCAAGAAGGGTGACCTGGTTCAGGTCATCACCGGTGCCAAGCAGGAACGCGGCGGCGACCGCGGCAAGCAGGGCAAGGTCCTCAAGGTTTTCCCGGAGACCAACCGCGTATTGGTTGAAGGCGTCAACACCGTCACCAAGCACACCAAGGTCGGTCAGTCGCAGCGCGGCACGAAGACCGGTGGCATCGAGACCGTAGAGGCCCCGCTGCACATCTCCAACGTTGCCGTTGTTGACCCCGAGACCAAAAAGCCGACCCGTGTTGGCTACCGCACCGAGACCGTCGAGCGTGATGGCCGTGAGCGCACTGTGCGTATCCGCGTTGCCAAGAGCTCCGGGAAGGATCTCTAA
- the rplN gene encoding 50S ribosomal protein L14, translating to MIQQESRLKVADNTGAKEILTIRVLGGSGRRYAGIGDVIVATVKDAIPGGNVKKGDIVKAVIVRTKKERRRVDGSYIKFDENAAVILKNDGDPRGTRIFGPVGRELRDKKFMKIISLAPEVL from the coding sequence GTGATTCAGCAGGAGTCGCGGCTTAAGGTCGCCGACAACACGGGTGCCAAGGAAATCTTGACCATCCGCGTTCTCGGTGGATCCGGACGTCGCTACGCAGGCATTGGCGACGTCATCGTTGCCACCGTTAAGGATGCAATTCCCGGCGGCAACGTCAAGAAGGGTGACATCGTCAAAGCTGTCATCGTTCGTACCAAGAAGGAACGCCGCCGTGTGGACGGTTCCTACATCAAGTTCGATGAAAACGCTGCAGTGATCCTGAAGAATGACGGTGACCCCCGCGGTACCCGTATCTTCGGCCCGGTTGGCCGTGAGCTTCGCGATAAGAAGTTCATGAAGATCATCTCGCTTGCTCCGGAGGTGCTGTAG
- the rpsQ gene encoding 30S ribosomal protein S17 — translation MSEKEASVTEAAQARGNRKTARGYVVSDKMDKTIVVEIEDRKKHALYGKVLRRNSKIKAHDEQNTAGIGDLVVVAETRPLSATKRWRLVEIVEKAK, via the coding sequence ATGAGTGAGAAGGAAGCATCTGTGACTGAAGCAGCACAGGCTCGTGGCAACCGGAAGACCGCCCGCGGCTACGTTGTCTCGGACAAGATGGATAAGACCATCGTCGTCGAGATCGAAGACCGCAAGAAGCACGCCCTTTACGGGAAGGTTCTTCGTCGGAATTCCAAGATCAAGGCCCATGATGAGCAGAACACCGCCGGCATCGGCGACCTGGTCGTCGTCGCCGAGACTCGCCCGCTGTCCGCTACCAAGCGGTGGCGTCTGGTCGAGATCGTCGAAAAGGCCAAGTAG
- the rpmC gene encoding 50S ribosomal protein L29, whose product MAIGSKELATDQLETFDKDRLVEELRKAKEELFNLRFQSATGQLENHGRLKAVKRDIARIYTVLRERELGIRPEVVAPVEEAKTEKKAKKSKKAESAEEAETPAAEDDAK is encoded by the coding sequence ATGGCAATTGGTTCAAAAGAATTGGCAACTGACCAGCTCGAGACTTTCGATAAGGACCGTCTCGTAGAAGAGCTGCGCAAGGCCAAGGAGGAACTGTTCAACCTCCGTTTCCAGTCCGCCACCGGTCAGCTGGAGAACCACGGCCGCCTCAAGGCAGTCAAGCGCGACATCGCCCGCATCTACACGGTGCTGCGTGAGCGCGAGCTGGGCATCCGCCCCGAGGTCGTAGCTCCCGTTGAGGAAGCTAAGACCGAGAAGAAGGCAAAGAAGTCCAAGAAGGCTGAGTCTGCAGAAGAAGCAGAGACTCCGGCCGCCGAGGATGATGCCAAATGA
- the rplP gene encoding 50S ribosomal protein L16, with the protein MLIPRRVKHRKQHHPGRSGAATGGTQVSFGEWGIQALTPAYVTNRQIEAARIAMTRHIKRGGKVWINIYPDRPLTKKPAETRMGSGKGSPEWWVANVKPGRVLFELSGVSEEVAREALRLAIHKLPLKARIVRREGGE; encoded by the coding sequence ATGCTTATCCCACGTCGAGTCAAGCACCGTAAGCAGCACCACCCGGGTCGTTCCGGCGCTGCAACGGGCGGCACCCAGGTCAGCTTCGGCGAGTGGGGTATCCAGGCGCTCACGCCTGCATACGTCACCAACCGGCAGATCGAAGCAGCCCGTATCGCTATGACCCGCCACATCAAGCGTGGCGGTAAGGTCTGGATCAACATTTATCCGGACCGCCCCCTGACGAAGAAGCCGGCCGAAACCCGTATGGGTTCCGGTAAGGGTTCGCCGGAGTGGTGGGTTGCCAACGTCAAGCCGGGGCGGGTTCTGTTCGAACTCTCCGGTGTCAGTGAAGAGGTAGCTCGCGAGGCACTGCGCCTGGCGATCCACAAGCTCCCGTTGAAGGCACGCATTGTGCGTCGCGAAGGTGGTGAATAG
- the rpsC gene encoding 30S ribosomal protein S3, producing MGQKVNPHGFRLGITTDHVSHWFADSNKAGQRYKDFVREDVKIRQLMSTGMERAGIAKVEIERTRDRVRVDIHTARPGIVIGRRGAEADRIRGELEKLTGKQVQLNILEVKNPEIEAQLVAQGIAEQLTSRVAFRRAMKKAMQSAQRAGAKGIRVQCSGRLGGAEMSRSEFYREGRVPLHTLRANIDYGFFEAKTTFGRIGVKVWIYKGDVTAKELAAQQAAAPSRGRGGDRPGRGPADRGGERRRRNDRPAQASADAAPKAEAPAAEAAAAPAAEGGQA from the coding sequence GTGGGACAGAAAGTAAACCCGCACGGATTCCGACTCGGTATCACCACCGACCACGTTTCCCACTGGTTCGCTGACAGCAACAAGGCCGGCCAGCGTTACAAGGACTTCGTTCGCGAAGACGTCAAGATCCGCCAGCTTATGTCCACGGGCATGGAGCGGGCAGGTATTGCCAAGGTTGAGATCGAGCGCACCCGTGACCGTGTCCGCGTGGACATCCACACCGCACGCCCCGGTATTGTTATCGGCCGCCGCGGTGCAGAAGCTGACCGCATCCGCGGCGAGCTCGAAAAGCTGACCGGCAAGCAGGTTCAGCTGAACATCCTTGAGGTCAAGAACCCCGAGATCGAAGCACAGCTCGTTGCCCAGGGCATCGCCGAGCAGCTGACTTCCCGCGTGGCTTTCCGCCGCGCGATGAAGAAGGCCATGCAGTCCGCACAGCGGGCCGGCGCCAAGGGTATCCGCGTTCAGTGCTCCGGCCGCCTGGGTGGCGCCGAAATGAGCCGTTCGGAGTTCTACCGCGAAGGCCGTGTGCCCCTGCACACCCTCCGCGCGAACATCGACTACGGCTTCTTCGAAGCCAAGACCACCTTCGGCCGCATCGGTGTGAAGGTCTGGATCTACAAGGGCGACGTTACTGCCAAGGAACTGGCTGCGCAGCAGGCTGCAGCTCCGTCCCGTGGCCGTGGCGGAGACCGTCCGGGCCGCGGCCCGGCCGACCGCGGTGGCGAACGCCGTCGTCGTAATGACCGTCCTGCACAGGCTTCGGCCGACGCAGCTCCCAAGGCCGAGGCTCCGGCTGCTGAAGCAGCTGCCGCTCCGGCTGCCGAAGGAGGACAGGCTTAA
- the rplV gene encoding 50S ribosomal protein L22: protein MEAKAIARHIRVTPMKARRVVNLVRGKQANEALAILKFAPQAASEPVSKVLASAVANARVLADRDGVAFDESDLYISEAFVDEGPTMKRFQPRAQGRAYRINKRTSHITLVVATPEKEEDQ, encoded by the coding sequence ATGGAAGCCAAGGCTATTGCGCGCCATATTCGCGTGACGCCTATGAAGGCCCGGCGCGTCGTCAACCTTGTTCGTGGCAAGCAGGCGAATGAGGCTCTGGCAATTCTGAAGTTTGCCCCGCAGGCAGCTTCGGAGCCGGTCAGCAAGGTACTCGCATCGGCAGTCGCCAACGCCCGCGTTCTCGCGGACCGTGACGGCGTCGCCTTTGACGAGAGCGACCTGTACATCAGCGAAGCATTTGTCGATGAAGGCCCGACCATGAAGCGGTTTCAGCCGCGTGCCCAGGGCCGCGCCTACCGCATCAACAAGCGGACCAGCCACATCACACTTGTTGTCGCTACCCCGGAGAAAGAGGAGGACCAGTAA
- the rpsS gene encoding 30S ribosomal protein S19, whose amino-acid sequence MPRSLKKGPFVDQHLFVKVAAENEKGTKNVIKTWSRRSMIVPDMLGHTIAVHDGRKHIPVFVTESMVGHKLGEFAPTRTFRGHVKDDRKGKRR is encoded by the coding sequence ATGCCACGCAGCCTGAAGAAAGGCCCCTTCGTCGATCAGCACCTCTTTGTCAAGGTAGCTGCAGAGAACGAAAAGGGCACCAAGAACGTCATTAAGACGTGGTCCCGCCGTTCGATGATCGTCCCCGACATGCTCGGGCACACGATCGCCGTACACGACGGACGCAAGCACATTCCGGTGTTTGTCACCGAGTCGATGGTCGGGCACAAGCTCGGCGAATTCGCCCCGACGCGGACCTTCCGCGGCCATGTGAAGGACGACCGTAAGGGCAAGCGCCGCTAG
- the rplB gene encoding 50S ribosomal protein L2 has product MGIRKHKPTTPGRRGSSVADFAEITRSTPEKSLVRPLTKSGGRNNSGKITTRHKGGGHKRAYRLIDFRRHDKDGVPAKVAEIEYDPNRTARIALLHYVDGTKRYILAPAKLKQGDVVEAGASADIKPGNNLPLRNIPVGTVIHAVELRPGGGAKMARSAGASVQLVAKEGKYGQVRLPSGEIRNVDVRCRASIGEVGNAEQSNINWGKAGRMRWKGVRPTVRGVAMNPVDHPHGGGEGKTSGGRHPVNPNGKPEGRTRRPNKESDKLIVRRRRTGKNKR; this is encoded by the coding sequence ATGGGAATCCGTAAACATAAGCCGACTACGCCGGGCCGCCGAGGCTCTAGCGTTGCCGACTTCGCTGAAATCACGCGATCGACGCCGGAAAAGTCGTTGGTTCGTCCCCTGACCAAGTCGGGCGGCCGTAACAACTCCGGTAAGATCACTACCCGCCATAAGGGTGGTGGCCACAAGCGCGCCTACCGTCTGATCGACTTCCGTCGTCACGACAAGGACGGCGTGCCGGCCAAGGTTGCCGAGATCGAATATGATCCGAACCGCACCGCTCGTATCGCACTGCTGCACTACGTTGATGGCACCAAGCGTTACATCCTTGCTCCGGCCAAGCTGAAGCAGGGCGACGTTGTTGAGGCCGGCGCCAGCGCCGACATCAAGCCCGGCAACAACCTGCCGCTGCGCAACATCCCCGTGGGTACTGTTATCCACGCCGTTGAACTGCGTCCCGGCGGCGGTGCCAAGATGGCCCGCTCCGCCGGTGCCTCGGTACAGCTCGTTGCCAAGGAAGGCAAGTACGGCCAGGTCCGTCTGCCCTCCGGCGAAATCCGCAACGTTGACGTGCGCTGCCGCGCATCCATCGGTGAGGTCGGCAACGCCGAGCAGTCCAACATCAACTGGGGCAAGGCCGGCCGTATGCGCTGGAAGGGCGTTCGCCCGACCGTCCGCGGTGTGGCCATGAACCCGGTCGACCACCCGCACGGTGGTGGTGAAGGTAAGACCTCCGGTGGACGCCACCCGGTCAACCCGAACGGTAAGCCTGAGGGCCGCACCCGCCGTCCCAACAAGGAAAGCGACAAGCTCATTGTGCGTCGCCGTCGTACTGGCAAGAACAAGCGATAG
- the rplW gene encoding 50S ribosomal protein L23: MSATTVKDPRDVVIAPVVSEKSYGLIDEGKYTFLVDPRSNKTEIKLAVEKIFSVKVDSINTINRAGKRKRTRFGWGQRKNTKRAIVTLKEGTIDIFGGPLS, encoded by the coding sequence GTGAGCGCGACCACCGTAAAGGACCCCCGCGACGTCGTCATTGCACCCGTCGTTTCGGAGAAGAGCTACGGCCTGATCGACGAAGGTAAGTACACCTTCCTGGTCGACCCGCGCTCGAACAAGACCGAGATCAAGCTGGCCGTGGAGAAAATCTTCTCCGTCAAGGTCGACTCGATCAACACCATCAACCGTGCCGGGAAGCGCAAGCGCACCCGTTTCGGATGGGGACAGCGCAAGAATACCAAGCGCGCAATTGTCACCCTGAAGGAAGGCACAATCGACATCTTCGGCGGTCCGCTTTCTTAA
- the rplD gene encoding 50S ribosomal protein L4, which yields MANTVNVDLPAEIFDVQTNVPLLHQVVVAQLAAARQGTHKTKTRAEVSGAGRKPFKQKGTGRARQGSIRAPHMTGGGVVHGPTPRDYSQRTPKKMKAAALRGALSDRARNGRIHVLESLVAGEKPNTKGALESLRSVSDRKNLLVVIERANDVAALSLRNITEVHTIYVDQLNTYDVLVSDDVVFTKAAYEAFVNKEDAK from the coding sequence ATGGCTAACACTGTAAATGTCGATCTGCCTGCAGAGATCTTCGACGTACAGACCAACGTGCCGCTGCTGCACCAGGTTGTCGTCGCGCAGCTCGCTGCCGCCCGCCAGGGCACGCATAAGACCAAGACCCGCGCCGAGGTTTCGGGTGCAGGCCGCAAGCCGTTCAAGCAGAAGGGCACCGGCCGCGCCCGTCAGGGTTCCATCCGTGCACCTCACATGACCGGCGGTGGCGTTGTCCACGGTCCGACCCCGCGCGATTACAGCCAGCGCACCCCCAAGAAGATGAAGGCTGCTGCCCTGCGCGGCGCCCTGTCTGACCGGGCACGCAACGGCCGCATCCACGTTCTCGAGTCTCTGGTTGCCGGCGAGAAGCCGAACACCAAGGGTGCCCTCGAGTCCCTGCGGTCCGTCTCTGACCGTAAGAACCTGCTCGTTGTTATCGAGCGCGCCAACGATGTTGCGGCCCTGAGCCTGCGCAACATCACGGAAGTTCACACGATCTACGTAGATCAGCTGAACACCTACGACGTGCTGGTTTCCGACGACGTGGTCTTCACCAAGGCAGCCTACGAGGCTTTCGTCAACAAGGAGGACGCCAAGTGA
- the rplC gene encoding 50S ribosomal protein L3 has product MSTTTRQVKGLLGTKLGMTQVWDENNRLVPVTVVQADSNVITQLRNADVDGYTAVQIGFGQIDPRKVSKPLAGHFDKAGVTPRRHVVELRTSDADTYELGQELSVETFEAGQKVDVVGTSKGKGFAGVMKRHGFHGVGASHGAHKNHRKPGSIGGASTPGRVFKGLRMAGRMGAVRHTTLNLTVHAVDTEKSLLLIKGAVPGARGSVVLVRSAVKGA; this is encoded by the coding sequence ATGTCTACCACTACACGCCAGGTAAAGGGACTGCTGGGCACCAAGCTCGGCATGACCCAGGTCTGGGACGAGAACAACCGCCTTGTGCCGGTAACTGTCGTCCAGGCTGACTCCAACGTCATCACTCAGCTGCGCAATGCAGATGTTGATGGTTACACCGCCGTTCAGATCGGCTTCGGCCAGATCGACCCCCGCAAGGTGTCCAAGCCGCTGGCTGGCCACTTTGACAAGGCCGGTGTCACCCCCCGCCGCCACGTAGTTGAACTGCGCACCTCAGATGCAGACACCTACGAGCTGGGCCAGGAGCTCTCCGTGGAGACCTTCGAAGCCGGCCAGAAGGTCGACGTCGTCGGAACCTCCAAGGGTAAGGGCTTCGCCGGTGTCATGAAGCGTCACGGCTTCCATGGTGTTGGTGCCTCCCACGGTGCCCACAAGAACCACCGTAAGCCCGGTTCCATCGGTGGCGCGTCCACCCCGGGCCGTGTCTTCAAGGGCCTGCGGATGGCCGGCCGTATGGGCGCCGTCCGCCACACCACACTGAACCTGACCGTTCACGCTGTGGACACTGAGAAGTCGCTGCTCTTGATCAAGGGTGCCGTTCCCGGTGCCCGCGGCTCGGTCGTTCTCGTCCGTTCCGCTGTGAAGGGAGCCTAG
- the rpsJ gene encoding 30S ribosomal protein S10, which yields MAGQKIRIRLKSYDHEVIDVSARKIVETVTRAGATVVGPVPLPTEKNVYCVIRSPHKYKDSREHFEMRTHKRLIDIIDPTPKAVDSLMRLDLPADVNIEIKL from the coding sequence ATGGCGGGACAGAAAATCCGCATCCGTCTGAAGTCATATGACCATGAGGTCATTGATGTTTCAGCACGGAAGATCGTTGAGACGGTCACGCGTGCAGGCGCAACGGTAGTCGGCCCCGTGCCGCTGCCCACCGAGAAGAACGTGTACTGCGTTATTCGTTCGCCGCACAAGTACAAGGACAGCCGTGAGCACTTTGAAATGCGTACTCACAAGCGTCTGATCGACATTATTGACCCCACGCCGAAGGCCGTTGACTCGCTCATGCGTCTTGACCTGCCTGCTGACGTGAACATCGAAATCAAGCTGTAG
- a CDS encoding GH1 family beta-glucosidase yields the protein MGMTPQSLAALIPPDFTLGVATAAFQIEGAVAEDGRGPSGWDAFSQQEGHIVNGDRADIACDHYHRMPEDVELLHALGVDSYRFSLSWPRIQPDGRGQVNQAGIDFYDRLLDQLLERGISPMCTLYHWDTPLPLEQAGGWLNRETAYRLADFAGLAAEAFGDRVHRWVTINEPTTVALNGYALGIHAPGYPGLFEALPAAHHMILAHGLSIQALRSANVPGELGITNVYSPVVSARGGFANDLMVELFDILHNAMFSDPVLLGRYSDFNPLLTPFLHYLTDVSPEDLAIMSQPLDFYGFNYYFPTRIAPGSGPNTGPHAIPEGVPEHMLEDSPDLPFHITGWPQYDRTAFGWPIAPEYLAVALTEMANRYPGLPPVFITEGGASFPDVVVQDALTMEPHVADVNRINYLGDHLAAALNATAPGGPAESIDLRGYYVWTLMDNFEWAAGYSQRFGLVYVDFETQQRIPKSSYNWLQEITSLRAADTSSLRR from the coding sequence ATGGGCATGACACCGCAGAGCCTGGCAGCACTGATCCCGCCCGACTTCACGCTGGGAGTTGCCACGGCCGCCTTTCAGATTGAAGGTGCCGTGGCCGAAGACGGCCGCGGGCCCTCGGGCTGGGACGCCTTCTCCCAGCAGGAAGGCCACATCGTTAACGGTGACCGGGCCGACATCGCCTGCGACCACTATCACCGGATGCCCGAAGACGTCGAGCTGCTGCACGCGCTCGGCGTCGACTCGTACCGTTTCTCGCTTTCCTGGCCGCGTATCCAGCCCGACGGCCGCGGTCAGGTCAACCAGGCAGGCATCGATTTCTATGACCGGCTCCTCGACCAGCTGCTCGAGCGCGGCATCTCCCCCATGTGCACGCTCTATCACTGGGACACCCCGCTGCCACTCGAGCAGGCCGGCGGATGGCTCAACCGCGAGACCGCATATCGGCTGGCTGACTTCGCCGGGCTCGCCGCGGAGGCCTTCGGTGACCGGGTCCACCGCTGGGTCACTATCAATGAACCCACCACTGTAGCCCTCAACGGCTATGCCCTGGGCATCCATGCCCCGGGTTATCCGGGCCTGTTCGAAGCCTTGCCTGCAGCGCACCATATGATCCTGGCCCACGGGCTGAGCATCCAGGCGCTACGCAGTGCCAACGTCCCCGGCGAACTGGGCATCACCAACGTGTACTCCCCGGTGGTCTCCGCCCGCGGCGGCTTTGCCAACGATCTGATGGTGGAACTCTTCGACATCCTGCACAACGCGATGTTCTCCGACCCCGTCCTGCTCGGCCGCTATTCGGACTTCAATCCGCTCCTGACACCGTTCCTGCATTACCTCACGGATGTTTCCCCGGAAGATCTGGCGATCATGAGCCAGCCGCTGGATTTCTACGGGTTCAATTACTACTTCCCGACCAGGATTGCGCCCGGTTCGGGACCCAACACCGGTCCGCATGCCATTCCGGAGGGAGTGCCGGAGCATATGCTTGAGGACAGTCCAGACCTGCCCTTCCACATCACCGGTTGGCCGCAGTACGACCGCACGGCTTTCGGCTGGCCCATCGCACCCGAGTATCTCGCCGTGGCCCTGACGGAAATGGCGAACAGGTATCCAGGGTTGCCGCCGGTCTTCATCACCGAGGGCGGCGCCAGCTTCCCCGATGTGGTGGTCCAGGATGCCCTCACGATGGAGCCGCACGTTGCGGATGTAAACCGCATTAACTATCTCGGTGACCATCTGGCGGCGGCCCTGAATGCCACCGCTCCCGGCGGGCCTGCCGAATCAATCGACCTGCGGGGCTATTACGTCTGGACGCTGATGGACAACTTCGAGTGGGCCGCCGGCTACAGCCAGCGCTTCGGGCTGGTTTACGTGGATTTCGAAACCCAGCAGCGCATTCCGAAGTCCTCCTACAACTGGTTGCAGGAAATCACCTCGCTACGGGCTGCCGACACCAGCAGCCTCCGGCGCTGA